A single Musa acuminata AAA Group cultivar baxijiao chromosome BXJ2-1, Cavendish_Baxijiao_AAA, whole genome shotgun sequence DNA region contains:
- the LOC103969782 gene encoding peptide deformylase 1A, chloroplastic yields the protein MKATTVLTMTTTVTVHRLSNLLPSLPFPSNATGALCLRPNSLRFSSTPTPYHPRRSRRSPLLGLQKRTLTRVSAGGWFSGFGAKKSKGTALPEIVKAGDPVLHEPADEVPPREIGSEKIQNIIDDMVSAMRKAPGVGLAAPQIGVPLKIIVLEDTKEYISYAPKNEIEAQDRRPFDLLVIVNPKLKKKSNKTAFFFEGCLSVDGFRAVVERYLEVEVTGLDRNGHPIKIDAIGWQARILQHECDHLDGTLYVDKMVPRTFRTVENLGLPLAMGCPPLSVR from the exons ATGAAGGCGACGACGGTGTTGACGATGACGACAACGGTTACCGTCCACCGCTTGTCCAACCTCCTCCCCTCCCTTCCCTTTCCCTCCAACGCCACCGGAGCCCTCTGCTTGCGCCCGAACTCGCTCCGCTTCTCGTCCACTCCCACGCCCTACCATCCGAGACGGAGCCGGCGATCCCCTCTCTTGGGCCTCCAGAAGCGCACATTGACGAGGGTGTCCGCCGGCGGTTGGTTCTCGGGCTTCGGAGCGAAGAAGAGCAAGGGCACCGCTCTGCCGGAGATCGTGAAGGCCGGTGACCCCGTCCTCCATGAACCCGCCGATGAGGTGCCGCCCCGGGAGATTGGGTCGGAGAAGATCCAGAATATCATAGATGACATGGTCTCCGCCATGAGAAAGGCTCCTGGCGTTGGCCTCGCTGCTCCTCAGATCGGTGTCCCCTTGAAG ATTATTGTTCTGGAGGATACAAAAGAGTACATTAGTTATGCTCCTAAGAATGAAATTGAAGCCCAAGACCGCCGTCCTTTTGATCTTCTG GTTATTGTGAACCCAAAGCTTAAGAAGAAGAGCAACAAAACTGCCTTCTTTTTTGAAGGATGCTTGAG TGTTGATGGATTCAGAGCGGTGGTTGAGCGCTACCTCGAGGTTGAAGTCACAGGTCTGGATCGCAATGGGCATCCTATCAAGATAGATGCTATTGGCTGGCAGGCTCGCATATTACAACATGAGTGCGATCACTTAGATGGCACACTTTATGTTGACAAGATGGTCCCAAGGACATTCAGGACAGTCGAAAACTTGGGTTTGCCTTTGGCTATGGGTTGCCCACCTTTAAGTGTTCGCTAG